Proteins found in one Planctomycetes bacterium MalM25 genomic segment:
- the cdsA_2 gene encoding Phosphatidate cytidylyltransferase, translating into MLLVAILGSLAWADYGSSYPGLIMSPLAIAGAFLAAGELVRMFEHDPNLASPSRYLVIPGAVLTVLASCAPMAWPPGVEASAESAAAAIGRVGWVAVGLAASCLLVFCSEMLRFRQAGSATSRLALAVFGIAYAGGLMGFVVQLRLLRDGPWGPDGRWGMLALLSLIVVVKTNDIGAYVAGRLFGRHKMAPVLSPGKTWEGAAGGFLLSTVATLATLGPLAHAMGCDSGRDRLSWFAGSLIYALLVGAAGVAGDLAVSLLKRDADVKHSSTWMPGFGGVLDVLDSILFAAPVAFLLWLARCVGP; encoded by the coding sequence GTGCTGTTGGTGGCGATCTTGGGATCGCTCGCCTGGGCTGACTACGGATCGTCGTATCCGGGGCTGATCATGTCGCCCCTGGCGATCGCCGGCGCCTTCTTGGCGGCGGGGGAGCTGGTGCGGATGTTCGAGCACGACCCGAACCTCGCCTCGCCCTCGCGGTACCTGGTGATCCCCGGCGCGGTGCTGACCGTCCTGGCAAGCTGCGCCCCGATGGCTTGGCCCCCCGGCGTCGAGGCGTCGGCCGAGAGCGCAGCGGCGGCGATCGGCCGCGTCGGCTGGGTGGCGGTCGGGCTGGCCGCCTCGTGCCTGCTGGTCTTCTGCTCGGAGATGCTCCGCTTCCGCCAGGCGGGCTCGGCGACCTCGCGGCTGGCGCTGGCCGTGTTCGGCATCGCCTACGCGGGCGGGCTCATGGGCTTTGTCGTGCAGTTGCGGCTCTTGCGGGACGGGCCCTGGGGACCGGACGGTCGGTGGGGCATGCTCGCGCTTCTGTCGCTGATTGTTGTTGTGAAGACGAACGACATCGGCGCCTACGTCGCGGGCCGGCTCTTCGGACGCCACAAGATGGCGCCCGTGCTCAGCCCCGGTAAAACCTGGGAGGGGGCGGCCGGTGGCTTCCTGCTGTCGACCGTCGCCACGCTCGCCACGCTCGGGCCGCTGGCCCACGCGATGGGCTGCGACAGCGGGCGGGACCGGCTCTCCTGGTTCGCTGGCAGCTTGATCTACGCCCTGCTGGTGGGCGCCGCGGGAGTGGCGGGCGACCTGGCCGTCTCGCTGCTCAAGCGAGACGCCGACGTGAAGCACTCCAGCACCTGGATGCCCGGTTTCGGCGGGGTGCTCGATGTGTTGGACTCGATTCTCTTCGCGGCCCCGGTCGCGTTTCTGCTGTGGCTGGCACGCTGTGTGGGCCCCTAA
- a CDS encoding PhoH-like protein yields the protein MIEATIPIGGPEEAVLLFGVGDQHLKRVRQSAPAKIATRDGRIHLSGDEEAVIAATAIFERLKSAVGHEGALTAERVDEIVSEVTGDKPSKAAGVQVVIQQPGVTIRPRTEGQATYLQAIREHDCVFCVGPAGTGKTYLAVAAAVEALRNKQIRKIVLVRPAVEAGESLGFLPGDLQAKIHPYLRPLLDALGEMMDYDQLKRYTSEDIIEVAPLAYMRGRTLNNAFIIMDEGQNTTVPQMKMFLTRMGASSKMVITGDKTQVDLPKGTTSGLADAVQRLGGIDGLSCVELHDRDIVRHRLVSAIVNAYEKGGAG from the coding sequence ATGATCGAAGCAACCATTCCGATCGGCGGCCCGGAAGAGGCCGTGCTCTTGTTCGGCGTTGGGGACCAGCACCTCAAGCGCGTGCGTCAGAGCGCGCCGGCCAAGATCGCGACCCGCGACGGGCGCATCCACCTGTCCGGCGATGAGGAGGCGGTCATCGCGGCGACCGCCATCTTCGAGCGCCTCAAGTCGGCGGTCGGTCACGAAGGCGCGCTCACCGCCGAACGGGTCGATGAGATCGTCTCGGAAGTGACCGGCGACAAGCCGTCGAAGGCGGCCGGCGTGCAGGTCGTGATCCAGCAGCCGGGCGTGACGATCCGCCCCCGCACCGAGGGGCAGGCGACCTACCTGCAAGCGATCCGCGAGCACGACTGCGTCTTCTGCGTTGGCCCCGCCGGCACGGGCAAGACCTACTTGGCGGTCGCCGCCGCGGTCGAGGCGCTGCGCAACAAACAGATCCGCAAGATCGTGCTGGTCCGCCCCGCGGTCGAGGCGGGCGAGAGCCTCGGCTTCTTGCCGGGTGACCTGCAAGCGAAGATCCACCCCTACCTCCGCCCGCTGCTCGACGCGTTGGGCGAGATGATGGACTACGATCAGCTGAAGCGCTACACGAGTGAAGACATCATCGAGGTGGCCCCACTCGCTTACATGCGAGGTCGCACGCTGAACAACGCGTTCATCATCATGGACGAGGGCCAGAACACGACCGTTCCGCAGATGAAGATGTTCCTCACGCGGATGGGCGCCAGCTCGAAGATGGTCATCACCGGCGATAAGACGCAGGTTGACCTGCCGAAGGGCACGACCAGCGGCCTCGCCGACGCCGTGCAAAGGCTCGGCGGGATCGACGGCCTGTCCTGCGTCGAGCTTCACGACCGCGACATCGTTCGCCACCGCTTGGTGAGCGCGATCGTTAACGCCTACGAGAAGGGGGGCGCGGGGTGA
- a CDS encoding Protein-arginine deiminase (PAD), with translation MIRAAIGLLMLSTTARAEEKAPLLVRSSLAPASIVFVREFPGRNDALLEQLGSVCQQAGAELHVVPAGEPYAYNHLWLQDTVEFLERADGSGTVALAANRDRALDGFAKDRLPGVELLRVGEYREAFAKGEGGVSWIDWYGNLEASPPTEAWPHGRVLYGVDRERDAQLHPEVVRFLAEQGMQEPLPLDVGWLTIKHVDEMISFLPTEGGGFSIGVPNPLTAISLLKQLERDGHGEAPMLTVYEKGATVSGLLADEEFLAANERMWLDRIEPMVAALCEGIGVDAKRVIGLPVLFQPGGLPRTPNVVNCLVLPGRDGVPGHVAMADPNGPIIDGEDAFQAEVRRRLAAVAAELHFVDDRQYHKWSGNVHCATNAIRPVRID, from the coding sequence ATGATCCGCGCCGCGATCGGTTTGCTGATGCTGTCGACCACTGCCCGAGCCGAGGAGAAGGCCCCGCTGCTCGTGCGTTCGAGCCTCGCGCCCGCTTCGATCGTGTTCGTGCGTGAGTTCCCGGGGCGCAACGACGCGTTGCTGGAGCAACTCGGGTCGGTCTGCCAGCAGGCGGGCGCCGAGCTGCACGTCGTCCCCGCGGGGGAGCCCTACGCGTACAACCACCTCTGGCTGCAGGACACGGTCGAGTTCCTCGAACGGGCCGATGGTTCCGGAACGGTCGCGCTGGCGGCGAATCGGGATCGGGCGCTCGACGGATTCGCCAAGGACCGCCTTCCGGGCGTCGAGCTGCTGCGCGTGGGCGAGTACCGCGAGGCGTTCGCTAAGGGGGAGGGTGGCGTCTCTTGGATCGATTGGTACGGCAACCTCGAAGCCTCCCCGCCGACCGAGGCGTGGCCGCACGGCCGGGTGCTGTACGGCGTCGATCGCGAGCGCGACGCGCAGCTGCACCCCGAGGTCGTCCGCTTCCTCGCCGAGCAAGGCATGCAGGAGCCGCTGCCGCTCGACGTCGGTTGGCTGACGATCAAGCACGTTGATGAGATGATCTCGTTCCTGCCAACCGAGGGCGGCGGCTTTAGCATCGGCGTGCCGAATCCGCTCACGGCGATCTCGTTGCTGAAGCAACTGGAACGCGATGGCCACGGCGAGGCGCCGATGCTCACGGTTTATGAGAAGGGGGCGACCGTCTCGGGTTTGCTCGCCGACGAGGAGTTCCTCGCCGCGAACGAACGGATGTGGCTCGACCGGATCGAGCCGATGGTCGCTGCGCTTTGCGAAGGGATCGGCGTCGACGCGAAGCGGGTGATCGGCCTCCCGGTGCTGTTTCAGCCGGGCGGCCTGCCGCGGACGCCGAACGTGGTGAACTGCCTGGTTCTGCCCGGCCGCGACGGCGTCCCCGGCCACGTGGCGATGGCGGACCCGAACGGCCCGATCATCGACGGCGAGGACGCCTTCCAGGCCGAGGTCCGTCGGCGGCTCGCGGCGGTCGCCGCCGAGCTGCACTTTGTGGACGACCGCCAGTACCACAAGTGGTCGGGCAATGTCCACTGCGCGACCAACGCGATCCGCCCGGTGAGGATCGACTAA
- a CDS encoding Decaprenyl diphosphate synthase-like protein: MSASPTAVTTPADLEELPAERWPRHIAIIMDGNGRWAQRQGLARMMGHDRGGHVVRAITRECARLPHVDQLTLYCLSSENWKRPQEELDFLMQLLEAYLVNERPIMMEDNVQVGMLGRREGIPQRVLDELDKTVELSRANDGLRLNLAINYGGRGELADAMRALGRRVRDGELEPDAIDEAAISNALDTEGRPDPDLLIRTAGEMRISNFLLWQISYAEIWVTEKPWPDFDESTLHDAIRDYANRERRFGGLNPG, translated from the coding sequence ATGTCCGCTTCCCCGACCGCCGTCACAACGCCCGCCGACCTGGAGGAGTTGCCGGCGGAGCGTTGGCCGCGGCACATCGCCATCATCATGGACGGCAACGGCCGCTGGGCCCAACGCCAGGGCCTCGCCCGCATGATGGGGCACGACCGGGGCGGGCACGTCGTGCGGGCGATCACGCGCGAGTGCGCCCGACTGCCGCACGTCGACCAGCTCACGCTCTACTGCCTGTCGAGCGAGAACTGGAAACGCCCCCAGGAGGAGCTCGACTTCCTCATGCAGCTGCTCGAGGCGTACCTCGTCAACGAGCGGCCGATCATGATGGAGGACAACGTCCAGGTCGGCATGCTCGGCCGCCGCGAAGGCATCCCGCAGCGGGTGCTCGACGAGCTCGACAAGACGGTCGAGCTCAGCCGGGCGAACGACGGCCTGCGGCTGAACCTCGCGATCAACTACGGCGGGCGGGGCGAGCTGGCCGACGCGATGCGCGCCCTCGGCCGCCGGGTCCGCGACGGCGAGCTCGAGCCGGACGCCATCGACGAAGCGGCCATCTCCAACGCCCTCGACACCGAGGGACGCCCCGACCCCGACCTGCTGATCCGCACCGCGGGCGAGATGCGGATCAGCAACTTCCTGCTGTGGCAGATCAGCTACGCGGAGATTTGGGTCACCGAGAAACCGTGGCCCGATTTCGACGAATCGACCCTGCACGACGCCATCCGTGACTACGCTAACCGGGAACGCCGCTTCGGCGGGCTCAACCCGGGCTAG
- a CDS encoding 7TM receptor with intracellular HD hydrolase yields the protein MPNATPTRTRGQRVANVELPPGRFSALIGQLRRGSVALRLALAVLAAALLVIMTHGWEPPRDYAVGQIPQRDLTARTEFQQPDERATSEARERARRFAEAVYDNDPAPLTQLGAQVRNEVAQLAGAATLADADAALWDRYKPPRAEGTPEPTEEEQAAEFDRFREALATDETLDDFGDKLDDTLRPFEQRGLLNQPPTEANAEWIVVRRSAKEGAESVVAVRDALLDNARNDLDQSLRRLMPSLDLARHVFARLQTDLPVTLILNESATREQADKKAAEVEEVFELFKPGDRLAEAGQPLGDTQVELLDLDYKQQLASRTPSEQIGRAFSSFWLYMAMLGLCGLGLYRADREAIRELPRYATLLTALLLTVGGMLLAAGPTWRLELVPLLLLGMTVAIAYRHQSALLLTAAAAFVAAIGLGWSFGDTVAALAPTGVAISLLDSVRHRSKLLMVGLGAGFAAIVTTMAVGAIEGHPTWETLKLAVATGLWCVVAGSLMTVLLPAVERLFNVQTDQSLLEWGDPSKPLLQELVRRAPGTYNHSITVASIAEAATEAIGGRGLLVRVGAYYHDIGKMLKPGYFIENQGQGGNQHDTLVPAMSTLVIIAHVKDGADLARQNKLPQCLIDFIEQHHGTTLVEYFYRQAQKKSEDDLDESEVDESRFRYPGPKPQTKEAGVLMLADAVESASRALVEPTPARIESLVEELTRKRLDDGQFDECGLTLQEVHTVGESLIKSLTAVYHGRVKYPDQETA from the coding sequence ATGCCGAACGCCACCCCCACCCGGACCCGCGGCCAGCGTGTCGCCAACGTCGAGCTCCCCCCCGGGCGGTTCTCCGCCCTGATCGGGCAGCTCCGCCGCGGCTCAGTCGCGTTGCGATTGGCGCTGGCCGTGCTGGCCGCCGCGCTGCTCGTGATCATGACCCACGGCTGGGAGCCCCCGCGCGACTACGCGGTCGGTCAGATCCCCCAGCGCGATCTGACCGCGAGGACCGAGTTTCAGCAGCCCGACGAGCGCGCCACCAGCGAAGCCCGCGAACGCGCCCGACGCTTCGCCGAGGCGGTGTACGACAACGACCCGGCGCCGCTCACGCAGCTCGGCGCCCAGGTCCGCAACGAAGTGGCCCAATTGGCGGGCGCCGCCACGCTGGCCGACGCCGACGCGGCGCTCTGGGATCGCTACAAGCCGCCCCGCGCCGAGGGGACCCCCGAGCCGACCGAGGAAGAGCAGGCCGCCGAGTTCGACCGGTTCCGGGAAGCGCTCGCCACCGACGAAACGCTGGACGACTTCGGCGACAAGCTCGACGACACCCTCAGGCCCTTCGAACAACGCGGGCTCTTAAACCAACCCCCCACCGAAGCGAACGCCGAATGGATCGTCGTTCGACGCTCCGCCAAGGAGGGGGCCGAGTCGGTGGTCGCGGTGCGCGACGCGCTGCTCGACAACGCCCGCAACGACCTTGACCAGTCGCTGCGCCGGCTGATGCCGAGCCTCGACCTGGCCCGCCACGTCTTCGCCCGGTTGCAAACGGACCTGCCGGTCACGCTGATCCTCAACGAGTCGGCCACACGCGAGCAAGCCGACAAGAAGGCGGCGGAGGTCGAGGAGGTCTTCGAGCTCTTCAAGCCGGGCGACCGCCTCGCCGAGGCGGGCCAGCCGCTGGGTGACACGCAGGTGGAGTTGCTCGATCTCGACTACAAGCAACAGCTCGCATCGCGGACCCCCAGCGAGCAGATCGGCCGCGCATTCAGCTCGTTCTGGCTGTACATGGCGATGCTCGGGCTGTGCGGCCTGGGGCTCTACCGAGCCGACCGCGAGGCGATCCGCGAGCTGCCGCGCTACGCGACCCTGCTGACCGCCCTGCTGCTGACGGTCGGCGGCATGCTGCTCGCCGCGGGTCCGACCTGGCGGTTGGAGCTCGTTCCGCTGCTGCTGCTGGGCATGACGGTCGCGATCGCGTACCGCCACCAGTCCGCACTGCTGCTGACCGCGGCGGCCGCCTTCGTGGCGGCGATCGGCCTCGGCTGGTCGTTCGGCGACACGGTCGCGGCGCTCGCGCCGACCGGCGTGGCGATCTCGCTGCTCGACTCGGTGCGGCACCGTAGCAAGCTGCTGATGGTCGGCCTGGGCGCGGGCTTCGCCGCGATCGTCACGACGATGGCGGTCGGCGCCATCGAGGGGCATCCGACCTGGGAGACGCTCAAGCTGGCGGTCGCCACCGGGCTGTGGTGCGTGGTCGCCGGTTCGTTGATGACCGTGCTGCTGCCGGCGGTGGAGCGGCTGTTCAACGTGCAGACCGACCAGTCGCTCCTCGAGTGGGGCGACCCCTCCAAGCCGCTGCTGCAGGAGCTCGTCCGCCGCGCGCCGGGCACCTACAACCACTCGATCACGGTCGCCTCGATCGCCGAGGCGGCCACCGAAGCGATCGGCGGGCGCGGCCTGCTAGTCCGCGTCGGCGCGTACTACCACGACATCGGCAAGATGCTGAAGCCCGGGTACTTCATCGAGAACCAGGGTCAAGGCGGCAACCAGCACGACACGCTCGTGCCGGCGATGAGCACCCTGGTGATCATCGCGCACGTGAAAGACGGCGCCGACCTAGCGCGGCAGAACAAGCTGCCGCAGTGCCTCATCGACTTCATCGAACAGCACCACGGCACCACGCTCGTGGAATACTTCTACCGCCAGGCGCAGAAGAAGAGCGAGGACGACCTCGACGAGTCGGAGGTCGACGAGAGCCGCTTCCGCTACCCCGGGCCCAAGCCCCAAACCAAGGAGGCGGGCGTCCTCATGCTGGCCGACGCGGTCGAGAGCGCCAGCCGGGCCCTCGTCGAGCCGACCCCCGCACGGATCGAGAGCCTGGTCGAAGAACTCACCCGCAAGCGGCTCGACGACGGCCAGTTCGACGAGTGCGGCCTCACCCTCCAAGAAGTCCATACGGTGGGCGAAAGCCTGATAAAATCGCTCACCGCGGTCTACCACGGCCGTGTGAAGTACCCCGATCAGGAGACCGCCTAA
- the ybeY gene encoding Endoribonuclease YbeY: protein MQIAIANQQSALPIDEDRLREVTAAIYEGAGYTEGALSVAVVDDPTIHELNRQHLDHDYPTDVLSFALEDEPPRLEGEVIVSSDTAITNAAEYGWPPEHELLLYVIHGVLHLVGHRDKADDEVTAMRDAEAHYLRLVGVEPPSAPEAAPS, encoded by the coding sequence ATGCAGATCGCGATCGCCAATCAGCAATCGGCCCTCCCAATCGACGAGGACCGACTGCGCGAAGTCACCGCCGCCATCTACGAGGGGGCGGGCTACACCGAAGGCGCCCTGAGCGTGGCGGTGGTCGACGATCCGACCATCCACGAGCTCAACCGCCAGCACCTCGATCACGACTACCCGACCGACGTGCTCAGCTTCGCGTTGGAGGACGAACCGCCCCGCCTCGAAGGCGAGGTAATCGTCAGCTCCGACACGGCGATCACCAACGCCGCCGAGTACGGCTGGCCCCCCGAGCACGAGCTGCTGCTGTACGTCATCCACGGCGTGCTGCACCTGGTCGGGCACCGGGACAAGGCGGACGACGAAGTCACCGCGATGCGCGACGCCGAGGCGCACTACCTGCGTCTGGTTGGAGTCGAGCCCCCCTCCGCCCCGGAGGCAGCGCCGTCGTGA
- a CDS encoding Non-canonical purine NTP pyrophosphatase — protein MSTTPTLVIGSRNAKKRDELVALLEPQGVAVRTLDDFPGLTHEVDEDGDTFEHNARKKATEYARELGQWVLADDSGLCVDALDGAPGVDSAHYAGEHGANDANNALLLKNLQGVLPEKRAAHYVALLVLADPSGEVRAETRGECHGRIVTELCGEGGFGYDPLFEVREYHRTFGQMGPAVKRAISHRSRAMRQMLPKLVQLVVG, from the coding sequence ATGAGCACCACGCCAACCCTCGTGATCGGTTCCCGCAACGCGAAGAAGCGCGACGAGCTCGTCGCGCTGCTCGAGCCGCAGGGCGTCGCGGTCCGCACGCTCGACGACTTCCCGGGCCTCACGCACGAGGTCGATGAGGACGGCGACACCTTCGAGCACAACGCCCGCAAGAAGGCGACCGAGTACGCCCGCGAGCTCGGTCAGTGGGTGCTGGCGGACGACAGCGGCCTGTGCGTCGACGCGCTTGATGGAGCCCCCGGCGTCGACTCGGCACACTACGCGGGCGAGCACGGCGCCAACGACGCGAACAACGCGCTGCTGCTGAAGAACCTCCAGGGCGTGCTCCCCGAGAAGCGCGCGGCCCACTACGTCGCCCTCTTGGTGCTCGCCGACCCCAGCGGTGAGGTTCGCGCAGAGACCCGCGGCGAGTGCCACGGCCGGATTGTCACGGAGCTGTGCGGGGAAGGGGGGTTCGGCTACGACCCGCTCTTCGAAGTCCGCGAGTACCACCGCACCTTCGGCCAGATGGGCCCCGCGGTGAAGCGCGCGATCAGCCACCGCAGCCGGGCCATGCGGCAGATGCTGCCCAAGCTCGTGCAGTTGGTCGTGGGGTAG
- the sppA_2 gene encoding Protease 4, with amino-acid sequence MNARLTLIPLLLLALSLPSPAVYADTATAEAEKTDEKTGEKAESKSEEKKDEKKLSPAAKRAAERARKRAEASKRVRYAEFVLKGELPESPGGSGPFGELSIDLRKQVARIDQAAEDDRIKGMVLRVRDVALGRGARHELRQAIARFRATGKPAIAELEAAMAPGYLVACACDEVVMPESGFLVMTGVRAEPMFFKGMLSKIGVKADFIHVGDAKGAAEPYTRRAWSEPVKANITSMIDDLFEQMIDTIAMDRPMKRGKVREAIDHGLLTATQAHEYGLIDRLAYSGSLRETLQERHDDQPVVFVRNYGKKKVDTDFSGPAGFFKLMGMIAGGSKSSGGSGDQVAIVYAVGPIMTGESEVSPFGESSSVGSTTIVKALRSAADNDRVKAIVLRVNSPGGSAVASDLMWNAIQQIDKPVVASMGDVAASGGYYLSMGCDHIFAEPTTVTGSIGVVGGKMAIGGLLEKIGVTTDLVARGKNSGLFSPNEKFTDSEREVLQALMDDTYDQFTAKAAAGRGLTQDRIKELGGGRVYTGRQAERLELIDELGDLKAAIAKAKDLAGLDEDADVGIKTYPKATDFFESLFGDTDEQREVRVQLDLGNLLPELQESLDRTAWIRRLFAKEPVGLVTPFEVRMQ; translated from the coding sequence ATGAACGCCCGTCTGACGCTGATCCCGCTTCTGCTGCTCGCCCTCAGCCTCCCCAGCCCAGCGGTTTACGCCGACACGGCCACGGCCGAAGCGGAGAAGACCGACGAGAAAACGGGCGAGAAAGCCGAGTCGAAGTCGGAAGAGAAGAAAGACGAGAAGAAACTCAGCCCCGCCGCCAAGCGGGCCGCCGAACGCGCCCGCAAGCGGGCCGAAGCGTCCAAGCGGGTCCGCTACGCCGAGTTTGTCCTGAAGGGCGAGCTGCCCGAGTCGCCCGGCGGGTCGGGCCCGTTCGGCGAGCTGTCGATCGATCTGCGCAAGCAGGTCGCCCGCATCGACCAAGCCGCGGAGGACGACCGCATCAAGGGGATGGTCCTGCGGGTGCGCGACGTCGCGCTGGGACGCGGCGCGCGGCACGAGCTCCGCCAGGCGATCGCCCGCTTCCGCGCCACCGGCAAGCCGGCCATCGCCGAGCTGGAGGCCGCCATGGCGCCCGGCTACTTGGTCGCGTGCGCGTGCGACGAGGTCGTCATGCCCGAGTCGGGCTTCCTGGTGATGACCGGCGTGCGGGCCGAGCCGATGTTCTTCAAGGGGATGCTCTCCAAAATCGGCGTGAAGGCGGACTTCATCCACGTCGGCGACGCCAAGGGCGCCGCCGAACCCTACACCCGCCGCGCCTGGAGTGAGCCGGTCAAGGCGAACATCACGTCGATGATCGACGACCTCTTCGAGCAGATGATCGACACGATCGCGATGGACCGCCCCATGAAGCGGGGCAAGGTCCGCGAGGCGATCGACCACGGCCTGCTCACCGCGACCCAAGCGCACGAGTACGGCCTGATCGACCGGCTGGCGTACAGCGGCTCGCTCCGCGAGACGCTCCAGGAGCGGCACGACGACCAACCGGTCGTCTTCGTCCGCAACTACGGCAAGAAGAAGGTCGACACCGACTTCAGCGGCCCGGCCGGCTTCTTCAAGCTCATGGGCATGATCGCCGGCGGCAGCAAGTCGTCCGGCGGCAGCGGCGACCAGGTCGCCATCGTCTACGCCGTCGGCCCGATCATGACCGGCGAGAGCGAGGTCAGCCCGTTCGGCGAGAGCAGCTCGGTCGGCTCGACGACGATCGTCAAAGCGCTCCGCAGCGCCGCCGACAACGACCGCGTGAAGGCGATCGTGCTCCGCGTAAACTCGCCCGGCGGTTCGGCCGTCGCCAGCGACCTGATGTGGAACGCGATCCAGCAGATCGATAAGCCGGTCGTCGCCAGCATGGGCGACGTCGCCGCGTCGGGCGGCTACTACCTCTCGATGGGTTGCGACCACATCTTCGCCGAGCCGACGACCGTGACCGGCTCGATCGGCGTGGTCGGCGGCAAGATGGCGATCGGTGGGCTGCTGGAGAAGATCGGCGTGACGACCGACCTGGTCGCCCGCGGCAAGAACAGCGGCCTGTTCAGCCCGAACGAAAAATTTACCGACAGCGAGCGCGAGGTGCTCCAGGCGCTGATGGACGACACCTACGACCAGTTCACCGCTAAAGCGGCCGCGGGCCGCGGCCTCACGCAGGACCGCATCAAAGAGCTGGGCGGCGGCAGAGTCTACACCGGCCGCCAGGCCGAGCGGCTCGAGCTGATCGACGAGCTCGGCGACTTGAAGGCCGCCATCGCGAAAGCGAAGGACCTCGCCGGCCTCGACGAGGACGCCGACGTCGGCATCAAGACCTACCCGAAGGCGACCGACTTCTTCGAGTCGCTCTTCGGCGACACCGATGAGCAACGCGAGGTGCGCGTCCAACTCGACCTCGGCAACCTCCTGCCCGAGCTGCAAGAGAGCCTCGACCGGACGGCCTGGATCCGGCGGCTGTTCGCGAAGGAGCCGGTCGGGCTGGTGACCCCGTTCGAGGTGCGGATGCAGTAA
- the purA gene encoding Adenylosuccinate synthetase has translation MPGTAIIGLQWGDEAKGKLVDLLTPRHDFVVRFQGGANAGHTVVVGDEVYKLSLLPSGVITEGVTSVIAGGVVVNPAKAIEELDELSGRGVEGLERNLKISDRAHVILPWHFAEDRALDKNTSDGEDIGTTQRGIGPCYRDKVARSHAIRFGDLYRDDLRERIEHVVAAKQPVLDVMAGGEADQLNAAAIYDQYRGFAERLKPHVTDTTDMLLGAAEAGKKILFEGAQGALLDVDHGTYPFVTSSNASGVGIPAGSGLPSRYINHTLGVVKAYSTRVGGGPFPTEQDNDQGQKLRDQGNEYGTVTKRPRRCGWLDAVAVRYTARLGGVDAIAVMLLDVLSGFEELKICTEYELDGERTRVFPSHVDDLRRVKPVFETLPGWSEDVTGVRSVDDLPAAARGYLDRVSELVERPVSIVSVGPGRDQTMLTAEAELLA, from the coding sequence GTGCCCGGAACCGCGATTATTGGCCTCCAGTGGGGGGATGAAGCCAAGGGCAAGCTGGTCGACCTGCTCACCCCGCGGCACGATTTCGTCGTCCGCTTCCAGGGGGGCGCCAACGCGGGCCACACGGTCGTCGTCGGCGACGAGGTCTACAAGCTCTCGCTGCTGCCCAGCGGCGTGATCACCGAGGGGGTCACCTCGGTCATCGCCGGCGGGGTGGTCGTCAATCCCGCCAAGGCGATCGAGGAGCTCGACGAGCTCTCCGGGCGCGGCGTCGAGGGGCTGGAGCGGAACCTCAAGATCAGCGACCGCGCGCACGTCATCCTTCCCTGGCACTTCGCCGAGGATCGCGCGCTCGACAAGAACACGTCCGACGGCGAGGACATCGGCACCACGCAGCGCGGCATCGGCCCCTGCTACCGCGACAAGGTCGCGCGGTCGCACGCGATCCGCTTCGGCGACCTGTACCGCGACGACCTGCGTGAGCGGATCGAGCACGTCGTCGCCGCCAAGCAGCCGGTGCTCGATGTGATGGCCGGTGGAGAAGCAGATCAGCTGAACGCCGCCGCCATCTACGACCAGTACCGCGGCTTCGCCGAGCGGCTTAAGCCGCACGTCACCGACACGACCGACATGCTGCTCGGCGCCGCCGAAGCGGGCAAGAAAATCCTCTTCGAGGGCGCGCAGGGCGCGCTCTTGGACGTCGACCACGGCACCTACCCGTTCGTGACCAGCAGCAACGCCTCGGGCGTGGGCATCCCGGCCGGCTCGGGTCTGCCGTCGCGGTACATCAACCACACACTGGGCGTCGTGAAGGCGTACTCGACGCGCGTCGGCGGGGGGCCCTTCCCCACCGAGCAGGACAACGACCAGGGCCAGAAGCTCCGCGACCAGGGCAACGAGTACGGCACGGTCACCAAACGCCCCCGCCGGTGCGGCTGGCTCGACGCGGTCGCCGTCCGCTACACGGCGCGGCTGGGCGGGGTCGACGCGATCGCCGTCATGCTGCTCGACGTGCTCAGCGGCTTCGAAGAGCTGAAGATCTGCACCGAGTACGAGCTGGACGGCGAGCGGACCCGCGTCTTCCCGAGCCACGTCGACGACCTCCGCCGCGTGAAGCCGGTCTTCGAGACCCTGCCCGGCTGGAGCGAGGACGTCACCGGCGTGCGGAGCGTCGACGACCTGCCCGCCGCCGCCCGGGGCTACCTCGACCGCGTGAGCGAGCTGGTCGAGCGGCCGGTGTCGATCGTCTCGGTCGGGCCGGGCCGCGACCAGACGATGCTCACAGCCGAAGCGGAACTCCTGGCGTAG